A stretch of Equus caballus isolate H_3958 breed thoroughbred chromosome 11, TB-T2T, whole genome shotgun sequence DNA encodes these proteins:
- the BIRC5 gene encoding baculoviral IAP repeat-containing protein 5, which produces MGAPSLPPAWQLYLKDHRVSTFKNWPFLEGCACTPERMAAAGFIHCPTENEPDLAQCFFCFKELEGWEPDDDPIEEHKKHSSGCAFLSVKKQFEELTLSEFLKLDKERAKNKIAKETNNKQKEFEETAKKVRYAIEQLAALE; this is translated from the exons ATGGGCGCCCCGTCGTTGCCCCCAGCCTGGCAGCTGTATCTCAAGGACCACCGCGTCTCTACCTTCAAGAACTGGCCCTTCTTGGAGGGCTGCGCCTGCACTCCGGAGCGG ATGGCGGCGGCCGGCTTCATCCACTGTCCCACTGAGAACGAGCCCGACTTGGCGCAGTGTTTCTTCTGCTTCAAGGAGCTGGAAGGCTGGGAGCCAGATGACGACCCCAT AGAGGAACATAAAAAGCATTCATCCGGCTGTGCTTTCCTGTCTGTCAAGAAGCAGTTTGAAGAATTAACCCTCAGTGAATTTTTGAAACTGGACAAAGAAAGAGCCAAGAACAAAATT gcaaaggaaaccaacaataagcagaaagaatttgaagaaactGCAAAGAAAGTTCGCTATGCCATTGAGCAGCTGGCTGCCTTGGAGTGA
- the AFMID gene encoding kynurenine formamidase isoform X2 — protein sequence MVLTSRGKGAPAGLLSVERIAVSSEGNCHTGRTGLLLQGAGPGPRQTQVLKDLDAPFREVPSEGLHATKRAQAARGSLLHVPYGDRERERLDIYFPEDESEALPFFVFFHGGYWQSGSKDSSAFMVSPLTAQGVAVVVVSYDIAPKGTLDQMVDQVTQSIAFVQKRYPCNEGIYLCGHSAGAHLAAMMLLANWTKHGATPNLKGFFLVSGIYDLEPIMHIPENEALLMTLEDAQRNSPQRCLEVALTQPVDAACPVLVIVGQHDSPEYHRQSREFYQALRRGGWKASFEELDDVDHFEIIWNLTQKDYVLTQMILKTIFQES from the exons ATGGTTCTCACATCACGGGGCAAAGGCGCCCCGGCTGGACTCCTCAGTGTGGAAAGGATCGCCGTTTCCTCGGAAGGAAACTGTCACACTGGAAGGACGGGGCTGCTACTGCAGGGCGCAGGGCCTGGCCCACGGCAGACACAGGTTTTAAAAGACCTGGATGCCCCTTTCCGAGAGGTCCCTAGTGAGGGGCTACACG CCACCAAGAGGGCCCAGGCCGCCAGGGGGAGCCTGCTGCACGTCCCCTACGGAGACAGGGAACGAGAGAGACTGGACATCTACTTTCCTGAGGACGAGTCTGAGG CTTTgcccttctttgtgtttttccaCGGAGGGTACTGGCAGAGTGGAAG TAAAGACTCGTCGGCCTTCATGGTCAGCCCACTGACAGCCCAGGGAGTGGCCGTGGTGGTAGTGTCTTATGACATCGCCCCCAAAG GCACCCTGGACCAGATGGTGGACCAGGTGACCCAGAGCATCGCGTTTGTCCAGAAGCGGTATCCGTGCAATGA GGGGATTTACCTGTGTGGACACTCAGCTGGGGCCCACCTGGCCGCCATGATGCTGCTAGCCAACTGGACCAAGCATGGAGCCACACCCAACCTCAAAG GCTTTTTCCTGGTCAGTGGGATCTACGACCTGGAGCCCATCATGCACATCCCTGAGAACGAGGCTCTCCTCATGACCCT AGAGGATGCTCAGAGGAACAGCCCACAGCGGTGCCTGGAGGTCGCCCTGACGCAGCCCGTGGATGCAGCCTGCCCCGTGCTGGTGATTGTGGGCCAACACGACTCCCCCGAATACCACCGACAGTCCAGGGAGTTTTATCAG GCTTTGCGCCGAGGAGGGTGGAAAGCCTCGTTTGAAGAACTCGATGATGTGGATCACTTTGAGATCATTTGGAACCTCACCCAGAAGGACTACGTGCTCACCCAG ATGATTTTGAAAACAATCTTCCAGGAGTCCTGA
- the AFMID gene encoding kynurenine formamidase isoform X1, producing the protein MVLTSRGKGAPAGLLSVERIAVSSEGNCHTGRTGLLLQGAGPGPRQTQVLKDLDAPFREVPSEGLHGARDSVQPQRLGRPTGSRGDPEDLLTDRRRGSSSLPKPRDGCTSELVVPRTTPPPRRTSRQRATKRAQAARGSLLHVPYGDRERERLDIYFPEDESEALPFFVFFHGGYWQSGSKDSSAFMVSPLTAQGVAVVVVSYDIAPKGTLDQMVDQVTQSIAFVQKRYPCNEGIYLCGHSAGAHLAAMMLLANWTKHGATPNLKGFFLVSGIYDLEPIMHIPENEALLMTLEDAQRNSPQRCLEVALTQPVDAACPVLVIVGQHDSPEYHRQSREFYQALRRGGWKASFEELDDVDHFEIIWNLTQKDYVLTQMILKTIFQES; encoded by the exons ATGGTTCTCACATCACGGGGCAAAGGCGCCCCGGCTGGACTCCTCAGTGTGGAAAGGATCGCCGTTTCCTCGGAAGGAAACTGTCACACTGGAAGGACGGGGCTGCTACTGCAGGGCGCAGGGCCTGGCCCACGGCAGACACAGGTTTTAAAAGACCTGGATGCCCCTTTCCGAGAGGTCCCTAGTGAGGGGCTACACG GAGCTAGAGATTCAGTACAGCCCCAGCGGCTGGGTCGTCCGACGGGGAGCAGAGGAGACCCTGAGGACCTACTCACAGATAGGAGACGAGG GTCCAGCAGCTTGCCTAAACCCCGTGACGGGTGCACATCTGAACTCGTAGTCCCCCGAACCACGCCTCCCCCCAGGAGGACCAGCCGCCAGCGAG CCACCAAGAGGGCCCAGGCCGCCAGGGGGAGCCTGCTGCACGTCCCCTACGGAGACAGGGAACGAGAGAGACTGGACATCTACTTTCCTGAGGACGAGTCTGAGG CTTTgcccttctttgtgtttttccaCGGAGGGTACTGGCAGAGTGGAAG TAAAGACTCGTCGGCCTTCATGGTCAGCCCACTGACAGCCCAGGGAGTGGCCGTGGTGGTAGTGTCTTATGACATCGCCCCCAAAG GCACCCTGGACCAGATGGTGGACCAGGTGACCCAGAGCATCGCGTTTGTCCAGAAGCGGTATCCGTGCAATGA GGGGATTTACCTGTGTGGACACTCAGCTGGGGCCCACCTGGCCGCCATGATGCTGCTAGCCAACTGGACCAAGCATGGAGCCACACCCAACCTCAAAG GCTTTTTCCTGGTCAGTGGGATCTACGACCTGGAGCCCATCATGCACATCCCTGAGAACGAGGCTCTCCTCATGACCCT AGAGGATGCTCAGAGGAACAGCCCACAGCGGTGCCTGGAGGTCGCCCTGACGCAGCCCGTGGATGCAGCCTGCCCCGTGCTGGTGATTGTGGGCCAACACGACTCCCCCGAATACCACCGACAGTCCAGGGAGTTTTATCAG GCTTTGCGCCGAGGAGGGTGGAAAGCCTCGTTTGAAGAACTCGATGATGTGGATCACTTTGAGATCATTTGGAACCTCACCCAGAAGGACTACGTGCTCACCCAG ATGATTTTGAAAACAATCTTCCAGGAGTCCTGA
- the AFMID gene encoding kynurenine formamidase isoform X5: MPLSERSLVRGYTELEIQYSPSGWVVRRGAEETLRTYSQIGDEATKRAQAARGSLLHVPYGDRERERLDIYFPEDESEALPFFVFFHGGYWQSGSKDSSAFMVSPLTAQGVAVVVVSYDIAPKGTLDQMVDQVTQSIAFVQKRYPCNEGIYLCGHSAGAHLAAMMLLANWTKHGATPNLKGFFLVSGIYDLEPIMHIPENEALLMTLEDAQRNSPQRCLEVALTQPVDAACPVLVIVGQHDSPEYHRQSREFYQALRRGGWKASFEELDDVDHFEIIWNLTQKDYVLTQMILKTIFQES; the protein is encoded by the exons ATGCCCCTTTCCGAGAGGTCCCTAGTGAGGGGCTACACG GAGCTAGAGATTCAGTACAGCCCCAGCGGCTGGGTCGTCCGACGGGGAGCAGAGGAGACCCTGAGGACCTACTCACAGATAGGAGACGAGG CCACCAAGAGGGCCCAGGCCGCCAGGGGGAGCCTGCTGCACGTCCCCTACGGAGACAGGGAACGAGAGAGACTGGACATCTACTTTCCTGAGGACGAGTCTGAGG CTTTgcccttctttgtgtttttccaCGGAGGGTACTGGCAGAGTGGAAG TAAAGACTCGTCGGCCTTCATGGTCAGCCCACTGACAGCCCAGGGAGTGGCCGTGGTGGTAGTGTCTTATGACATCGCCCCCAAAG GCACCCTGGACCAGATGGTGGACCAGGTGACCCAGAGCATCGCGTTTGTCCAGAAGCGGTATCCGTGCAATGA GGGGATTTACCTGTGTGGACACTCAGCTGGGGCCCACCTGGCCGCCATGATGCTGCTAGCCAACTGGACCAAGCATGGAGCCACACCCAACCTCAAAG GCTTTTTCCTGGTCAGTGGGATCTACGACCTGGAGCCCATCATGCACATCCCTGAGAACGAGGCTCTCCTCATGACCCT AGAGGATGCTCAGAGGAACAGCCCACAGCGGTGCCTGGAGGTCGCCCTGACGCAGCCCGTGGATGCAGCCTGCCCCGTGCTGGTGATTGTGGGCCAACACGACTCCCCCGAATACCACCGACAGTCCAGGGAGTTTTATCAG GCTTTGCGCCGAGGAGGGTGGAAAGCCTCGTTTGAAGAACTCGATGATGTGGATCACTTTGAGATCATTTGGAACCTCACCCAGAAGGACTACGTGCTCACCCAG ATGATTTTGAAAACAATCTTCCAGGAGTCCTGA
- the AFMID gene encoding kynurenine formamidase isoform X3, with translation MDVTGENPGREASWKKMSKEELEIQYSPSGWVVRRGAEETLRTYSQIGDEATKRAQAARGSLLHVPYGDRERERLDIYFPEDESEALPFFVFFHGGYWQSGSKDSSAFMVSPLTAQGVAVVVVSYDIAPKGTLDQMVDQVTQSIAFVQKRYPCNEGIYLCGHSAGAHLAAMMLLANWTKHGATPNLKGFFLVSGIYDLEPIMHIPENEALLMTLEDAQRNSPQRCLEVALTQPVDAACPVLVIVGQHDSPEYHRQSREFYQALRRGGWKASFEELDDVDHFEIIWNLTQKDYVLTQMILKTIFQES, from the exons ATGGATGTCACCGGCGAGAATCCCGGGagggaggcttcctggaagaagatgTCTAAAGAG GAGCTAGAGATTCAGTACAGCCCCAGCGGCTGGGTCGTCCGACGGGGAGCAGAGGAGACCCTGAGGACCTACTCACAGATAGGAGACGAGG CCACCAAGAGGGCCCAGGCCGCCAGGGGGAGCCTGCTGCACGTCCCCTACGGAGACAGGGAACGAGAGAGACTGGACATCTACTTTCCTGAGGACGAGTCTGAGG CTTTgcccttctttgtgtttttccaCGGAGGGTACTGGCAGAGTGGAAG TAAAGACTCGTCGGCCTTCATGGTCAGCCCACTGACAGCCCAGGGAGTGGCCGTGGTGGTAGTGTCTTATGACATCGCCCCCAAAG GCACCCTGGACCAGATGGTGGACCAGGTGACCCAGAGCATCGCGTTTGTCCAGAAGCGGTATCCGTGCAATGA GGGGATTTACCTGTGTGGACACTCAGCTGGGGCCCACCTGGCCGCCATGATGCTGCTAGCCAACTGGACCAAGCATGGAGCCACACCCAACCTCAAAG GCTTTTTCCTGGTCAGTGGGATCTACGACCTGGAGCCCATCATGCACATCCCTGAGAACGAGGCTCTCCTCATGACCCT AGAGGATGCTCAGAGGAACAGCCCACAGCGGTGCCTGGAGGTCGCCCTGACGCAGCCCGTGGATGCAGCCTGCCCCGTGCTGGTGATTGTGGGCCAACACGACTCCCCCGAATACCACCGACAGTCCAGGGAGTTTTATCAG GCTTTGCGCCGAGGAGGGTGGAAAGCCTCGTTTGAAGAACTCGATGATGTGGATCACTTTGAGATCATTTGGAACCTCACCCAGAAGGACTACGTGCTCACCCAG ATGATTTTGAAAACAATCTTCCAGGAGTCCTGA
- the AFMID gene encoding kynurenine formamidase isoform X4 → MDVTGENPGREASWKKMSKEPPRGPRPPGGACCTSPTETGNERDWTSTFLRTSLRVSGGRSGPVAEHCRRPAAAQPPPSLAALPFFVFFHGGYWQSGSKDSSAFMVSPLTAQGVAVVVVSYDIAPKGTLDQMVDQVTQSIAFVQKRYPCNEGIYLCGHSAGAHLAAMMLLANWTKHGATPNLKGFFLVSGIYDLEPIMHIPENEALLMTLEDAQRNSPQRCLEVALTQPVDAACPVLVIVGQHDSPEYHRQSREFYQALRRGGWKASFEELDDVDHFEIIWNLTQKDYVLTQMILKTIFQES, encoded by the exons ATGGATGTCACCGGCGAGAATCCCGGGagggaggcttcctggaagaagatgTCTAAAGAG CCACCAAGAGGGCCCAGGCCGCCAGGGGGAGCCTGCTGCACGTCCCCTACGGAGACAGGGAACGAGAGAGACTGGACATCTACTTTCCTGAGGACGAGTCTGAGGGTGAGTGGGGGGCGCAGTGGCCCCGTGGCAGAGCACTGCCGGCGCCCGGCCGCAGCCCAGCCTCCTCCGTCTCTTGCAGCTTTgcccttctttgtgtttttccaCGGAGGGTACTGGCAGAGTGGAAG TAAAGACTCGTCGGCCTTCATGGTCAGCCCACTGACAGCCCAGGGAGTGGCCGTGGTGGTAGTGTCTTATGACATCGCCCCCAAAG GCACCCTGGACCAGATGGTGGACCAGGTGACCCAGAGCATCGCGTTTGTCCAGAAGCGGTATCCGTGCAATGA GGGGATTTACCTGTGTGGACACTCAGCTGGGGCCCACCTGGCCGCCATGATGCTGCTAGCCAACTGGACCAAGCATGGAGCCACACCCAACCTCAAAG GCTTTTTCCTGGTCAGTGGGATCTACGACCTGGAGCCCATCATGCACATCCCTGAGAACGAGGCTCTCCTCATGACCCT AGAGGATGCTCAGAGGAACAGCCCACAGCGGTGCCTGGAGGTCGCCCTGACGCAGCCCGTGGATGCAGCCTGCCCCGTGCTGGTGATTGTGGGCCAACACGACTCCCCCGAATACCACCGACAGTCCAGGGAGTTTTATCAG GCTTTGCGCCGAGGAGGGTGGAAAGCCTCGTTTGAAGAACTCGATGATGTGGATCACTTTGAGATCATTTGGAACCTCACCCAGAAGGACTACGTGCTCACCCAG ATGATTTTGAAAACAATCTTCCAGGAGTCCTGA